Proteins encoded by one window of Bacillus sp. DTU_2020_1000418_1_SI_GHA_SEK_038:
- a CDS encoding F390 synthetase-related protein, with protein sequence MNKMSILKQYIVTKFGRKFASRQELEAYQKKKIKKHLEFVLASSPFYRQFYKGYEEKITHNRWDQLPMIDKSVMMENFDSLNTVGIKKEEALQVAFEAENSRDFSPKIGDISVGLSSGTSGNRGIFLISDQESALWAGTILAKVLPGSILGKHQIAFFLRANNNLYTSTENGRIAFHFFDLLDDFAEHIRKLKAVQPTIVIGPPSILRKVADWQANGDIGIHPRKIVSVAEVLEDIDKTYIEGVFQQTLHQVYQCTEGFLAATCSHGTLHMNEDLVVIEKEYLDDGVFVPIITDFSRTTQPIIRYRLNDILVERVSPCPCGSHYLALERIDGRCDDIFYGKQADSGELSPLFPDFIRRAIMFSSEDILEYKVIQKNWEELEVKVKFRGNEKRVQEKIERELTKLWAGKGLLIPIVHFTPYDILPSEKKLKRIESQMKGSIPT encoded by the coding sequence ATGAATAAAATGTCCATTTTGAAACAGTATATTGTGACTAAATTTGGACGAAAATTTGCATCTCGTCAAGAGCTTGAGGCATACCAGAAGAAAAAAATAAAGAAGCATTTGGAATTTGTGCTTGCATCCTCCCCTTTCTATCGGCAGTTTTACAAAGGTTACGAGGAAAAAATTACACACAATCGCTGGGATCAGCTGCCAATGATAGATAAGTCCGTCATGATGGAGAATTTTGATTCCCTTAATACGGTCGGGATCAAAAAAGAAGAAGCTCTTCAAGTTGCATTTGAAGCGGAGAATTCAAGGGATTTTTCACCTAAGATTGGGGATATCTCTGTAGGCCTCTCATCAGGGACAAGCGGGAATCGAGGGATTTTCCTTATATCTGATCAGGAAAGTGCACTTTGGGCAGGAACAATTTTGGCGAAGGTTTTGCCGGGCAGTATTTTGGGAAAGCACCAGATTGCTTTCTTCTTAAGGGCTAATAATAATCTCTATACTTCTACAGAAAATGGCCGAATTGCTTTTCACTTTTTTGATTTATTGGATGATTTCGCGGAGCATATCCGGAAATTAAAAGCGGTTCAGCCTACCATTGTGATTGGCCCTCCCTCTATTTTACGAAAAGTGGCGGATTGGCAGGCAAATGGGGACATTGGGATTCATCCTAGGAAAATAGTTTCGGTGGCTGAGGTGCTAGAAGATATTGATAAGACCTACATAGAAGGGGTTTTCCAGCAAACTCTGCATCAGGTATATCAATGTACAGAAGGTTTTTTGGCGGCAACCTGTTCCCATGGCACCTTGCATATGAATGAAGATCTTGTCGTTATTGAAAAGGAATATTTGGATGACGGGGTTTTTGTTCCGATTATTACCGATTTCAGCCGTACGACCCAGCCGATTATTCGCTATCGTTTGAATGACATACTCGTTGAGAGAGTAAGCCCTTGTCCATGCGGCTCCCACTACCTTGCATTGGAGAGGATTGACGGGCGCTGCGATGATATTTTCTATGGGAAACAGGCTGACAGCGGCGAGCTTTCTCCCCTTTTTCCTGATTTTATCAGAAGAGCAATTATGTTTTCCTCTGAAGATATTTTAGAATATAAGGTCATTCAAAAAAATTGGGAGGAGCTTGAGGTTAAGGTGAAGTTTCGAGGGAATGAGAAGCGTGTTCAAGAGAAGATTGAGCGCGAATTGACAAAGCTTTGGGCTGGAAAAGGCCTGTTAATACCAATTGTCCACTTCACACCTTATGATATTCTTCCGTCTGAAAAAAAATTAAAGCGGATTGAAAGTCAAATGAAAGGCAGCATCCCAACATGA
- the hisIE gene encoding bifunctional phosphoribosyl-AMP cyclohydrolase/phosphoribosyl-ATP diphosphatase HisIE, producing MNIEELTFDEKGLIPAIVQDATTREVLTLAYMNRESLEKSIESGETWFFSRSRQELWHKGATSGNTQRIVEMKFDCDKDAIVVLVDTAGPACHTGAVSCFEESLYPSGESAGSLSDYSILLSLEKLIQEREAERPEGAYTTYLFEKGVDKILKKVGEEAAEVIIAAKNRDKEELKWEAADLLYHLLVLLREQELPFKEVLSVLDKRHEKKSAE from the coding sequence ATGAATATCGAAGAATTGACATTTGATGAAAAAGGCCTCATCCCGGCCATCGTTCAGGATGCGACAACACGTGAAGTATTGACATTAGCCTACATGAACCGGGAATCTCTTGAAAAATCAATCGAGTCAGGCGAAACGTGGTTTTTCAGCCGTTCTAGACAGGAGCTTTGGCACAAAGGAGCGACAAGCGGGAACACCCAGCGAATTGTCGAAATGAAATTCGACTGTGACAAAGATGCAATTGTGGTGCTCGTTGATACTGCTGGACCTGCATGCCATACTGGGGCAGTGAGCTGTTTTGAGGAGAGCCTTTATCCATCGGGCGAATCTGCTGGCAGCCTCTCAGACTATAGCATTCTCTTGTCCCTTGAAAAATTGATTCAAGAGCGGGAAGCGGAACGACCGGAAGGAGCCTACACGACCTATTTATTTGAAAAAGGCGTAGATAAAATTTTGAAAAAGGTCGGCGAAGAAGCGGCCGAGGTAATTATCGCCGCAAAAAACCGCGACAAAGAAGAGTTGAAATGGGAAGCGGCCGATCTGCTCTATCATTTACTTGTGTTGCTTAGAGAGCAGGAGCTTCCGTTTAAAGAAGTGCTAAGCGTTTTGGATAAAAGACATGAAAAGAAATCGGCTGAATAG
- a CDS encoding class I SAM-dependent methyltransferase: MLNNQGFNLWADNYDKTVQVSEENNLYPFAGYKKILNTIFNEVMQKINSKVLDIGFGTGVLTSKLYEAGHQIDGLDFSSKMISIAKLKMPKANLIEWDISNGIPAEYLNKKYDAIVSTYTLHHLTDKEKISFIKTLIPLLKEEGKIFIGDISFEAREHLEECRKESIDYWDHDEFYFVYEEIESSLKNDCHCEFYPISHCGGVFVITKR; this comes from the coding sequence ATGCTAAACAATCAAGGATTTAATTTATGGGCGGATAATTATGATAAGACGGTTCAGGTTAGTGAAGAAAACAACCTTTATCCTTTCGCTGGATATAAAAAAATTCTTAACACTATTTTTAATGAAGTGATGCAAAAAATTAACTCTAAAGTATTAGACATTGGGTTTGGGACAGGCGTATTAACAAGTAAACTATATGAAGCTGGACATCAAATTGATGGTTTAGATTTTTCATCCAAAATGATTTCAATAGCTAAATTAAAAATGCCGAAAGCAAATTTAATAGAATGGGATATTTCGAATGGAATCCCTGCCGAATATCTAAACAAAAAGTACGATGCGATCGTCAGCACGTATACATTACATCATTTAACAGATAAAGAGAAAATATCATTCATAAAAACTCTGATACCCCTTCTTAAAGAGGAAGGAAAAATATTTATTGGCGATATTTCTTTCGAAGCAAGGGAGCATCTTGAAGAATGCCGGAAAGAAAGTATTGATTACTGGGACCATGATGAATTTTATTTTGTATATGAGGAGATAGAATCTTCATTAAAGAATGATTGCCATTGTGAATTTTATCCGATTTCTCACTGTGGTGGAGTATTTGTCATAACAAAGCGATAG
- the hisF gene encoding imidazole glycerol phosphate synthase subunit HisF, which produces MLTKRIIPCLDVKEGRVVKGIQFVQLRDAGDPVELARFYDEQGADELVFLDISASVEGRKTMVEVVRSVASELAIPFTVGGGINSLEDMKRILRAGADKVSLNTAAVNNPNLVTEGAKFFGSQCIVVAIDAKYDSELGSWRVYTHGGRTPSEWEVIEWAKEVAQLGAGEILLTSMDSDGEKNGFDIAVTKAVSEAVSIPVIASGGAGNAEHFAEALIDGKADAALAASIFHYKETSVAEVKAYLKEKGVPVR; this is translated from the coding sequence ACGCATCATTCCATGCCTTGATGTAAAAGAGGGCCGCGTTGTGAAAGGAATTCAATTTGTTCAGCTTCGTGATGCTGGTGATCCAGTGGAGCTTGCCCGTTTTTATGATGAGCAGGGGGCGGATGAGCTTGTTTTTCTAGATATATCTGCTTCCGTTGAAGGCCGAAAAACGATGGTTGAGGTCGTTCGTTCGGTTGCTTCTGAATTGGCGATCCCATTTACAGTTGGCGGCGGCATCAACTCATTAGAGGATATGAAAAGAATTTTACGAGCTGGGGCAGATAAGGTTTCTCTGAATACAGCTGCGGTTAACAATCCGAATTTGGTTACAGAGGGAGCCAAGTTTTTCGGTTCACAATGTATCGTTGTCGCGATTGATGCCAAGTACGATTCAGAGCTTGGGTCATGGCGTGTATATACTCATGGGGGCCGGACACCCTCCGAATGGGAAGTCATCGAGTGGGCGAAGGAAGTGGCTCAGCTTGGTGCTGGCGAAATCCTGCTAACAAGCATGGATTCAGATGGAGAGAAGAATGGGTTTGATATCGCTGTAACGAAAGCGGTCAGTGAAGCGGTATCGATTCCGGTCATCGCTTCTGGAGGGGCAGGGAATGCTGAGCATTTTGCCGAGGCCTTAATTGATGGGAAAGCAGATGCCGCGTTAGCAGCTTCGATTTTCCACTATAAAGAAACGTCTGTAGCCGAAGTGAAGGCTTATTTAAAGGAAAAAGGGGTGCCTGTCCGATGA